The Suricata suricatta isolate VVHF042 chromosome 4, meerkat_22Aug2017_6uvM2_HiC, whole genome shotgun sequence genome includes a region encoding these proteins:
- the RNF144A gene encoding E3 ubiquitin-protein ligase RNF144A isoform X5: MVAAEIMQRYKKLQFEREVLLDPCRTWCPASACQAVCQLQDLAPQMPQLVRCTACDTEFCSACKASWHPGQGCPETMPITFLPGETSSAFKLEEDDAPIKRCPKCKVYIERDEGCAQMMCKKCKHAFCWYCLESLDDDFLLIHYDKGPCRNKLGHSRASVIWHRTQVVGIFAGFGLLLLVASPFLLLATPFVLCCKCKCSKGDDDPLPT, translated from the exons AGGTGCTGCTCGACCCCTGCCGGACGTGGTGCCCCGCCTCCGCCTGCCAGGCCGTGTGCCAGCTCCAGGACCTGGCGCCCCAGATGCCCCAGCTGGTGCGCTGCACGGCCTGTGACACGGAATTCTGCTCCGCCTGCAAAGCCAGCTGGCATCCTGGCCAGGGCTGTCCGGAGACCATGCCCATCACCTTCCTTCCCGGAGAGACCAG CTCTGCTTTCAAACTGGAGGAGGACGATGCGCCCATCAAGCGGTGCCCCAAGTGCAAGGTGTACATCGAGCGGGACGAGGGGTGTGCGCAGATGATGTGTAAGAAGTGCAAGCACGCCTTCTGCTGGTACTGCCTGGAGTCTCTGGAC gatGACTTCCTCCTGATCCATTATGACAAAGGACCCTGCCGGAACAAGCTGGGCCATTCCAGGGCGTCTGTGATCTGGCACCGGACACAG GTCGTGGGCATTTTCGCTGGATTTGGGCTCCTGCTGTTGGTGGCCTCGCCTTTCCTGCTCTTGGCCACTCCATTTGTACTTTGCTGCAAGTGCAAGTGCAGTAAAGGTGACGATGACCCATTGCCCACCTAG